In the genome of Massilibacillus massiliensis, one region contains:
- a CDS encoding winged helix-turn-helix transcriptional regulator — translation MFLFNTKQYQCPFDCFIDILKGKWRTNILLSLSEGPKHFAMLQKQLDGISAKVLSENLQLLEENKILSRKVYPTVPPTVEYSLTEEGMALIGIMDKINIWTNLYLKNEDIIKI, via the coding sequence TTGTTTTTATTTAATACAAAACAATATCAATGCCCATTTGACTGTTTCATTGACATACTTAAAGGAAAATGGAGAACCAATATTCTTTTGTCTTTGTCAGAGGGGCCTAAACATTTTGCTATGCTGCAAAAACAGCTTGATGGGATTAGTGCGAAAGTGCTGTCGGAAAATTTGCAGCTACTAGAAGAAAACAAAATTTTATCACGGAAAGTTTATCCAACTGTACCACCAACTGTAGAATACAGCTTAACAGAAGAGGGCATGGCGTTAATTGGTATTATGGACAAAATCAATATCTGGACAAACCTGTATTTAAAAAACGAAGATATCATAAAAATATAA
- a CDS encoding alanine racemase: protein MIKSKYEQIDTPALLIDEDLMIENLRFMQKKANKFRVNLRPHIKTHRMPELAKLQLQGGAVGITVAKVGEAEIMAEHGINDIFIANEIVGISKLERIKALAEKITIRLGVDNQKQVDQLEQVFKTANMPIEVLIELEVGEDRSGVITDAQLIHLAKYIEKQDKVVLKGIFSHEGHTYKAKDKDECRRLAVESQQRTIRAVNLIREEGIGVDIVSIGSTPSLMQAEIIAGITEIRPGTYIFMDAGQGNAMKDYSHCAATVLVTVISKPTEERVVFDAGAKTLTTQNRPGGICATEGQGLVKNSKNVRVAGLFDEHGLIYDKTFREYIEIGDKIEIIPNHICPTCNLYEKAYLVSKGQCIREIPILCRGKSQ from the coding sequence ATGATCAAGTCAAAATATGAACAGATTGATACACCGGCACTTTTAATTGATGAAGATCTTATGATTGAAAACCTCCGTTTTATGCAAAAAAAGGCAAATAAATTTAGAGTGAATTTACGTCCCCATATAAAAACGCATAGAATGCCCGAGCTGGCGAAACTTCAGCTGCAAGGAGGTGCAGTTGGTATTACAGTGGCTAAGGTGGGCGAAGCAGAAATCATGGCAGAGCATGGGATAAATGATATCTTTATAGCAAATGAAATTGTAGGAATTTCTAAACTTGAAAGAATAAAAGCACTGGCAGAAAAGATAACAATACGTTTAGGTGTGGACAATCAAAAGCAAGTGGATCAATTGGAACAAGTTTTTAAAACTGCGAATATGCCGATTGAGGTTTTAATTGAACTTGAAGTCGGTGAAGATCGTTCTGGTGTGATTACAGATGCACAACTCATTCATTTAGCAAAATATATTGAAAAACAAGACAAGGTTGTTTTAAAGGGTATTTTTTCTCACGAAGGTCACACGTATAAAGCCAAAGATAAAGATGAATGCCGTAGGTTAGCAGTGGAGAGTCAGCAGAGGACGATTCGGGCAGTTAATTTAATCAGAGAAGAGGGGATTGGTGTTGATATTGTAAGTATTGGATCTACTCCTTCACTGATGCAAGCAGAAATAATTGCAGGAATTACAGAAATCAGACCTGGCACATATATTTTTATGGACGCCGGGCAAGGAAATGCGATGAAAGATTATAGCCATTGTGCGGCCACGGTTTTGGTGACAGTTATCAGTAAGCCAACGGAAGAACGCGTCGTCTTTGATGCGGGAGCTAAAACTTTAACTACACAAAATCGTCCGGGCGGAATATGTGCGACAGAAGGACAAGGATTAGTCAAAAATTCTAAAAACGTTCGTGTTGCGGGATTGTTCGATGAACATGGATTAATCTATGATAAAACGTTTAGAGAATATATTGAAATCGGCGATAAAATAGAAATTATTCCGAATCATATTTGTCCTACTTGTAATTTATATGAGAAAGCGTATCTGGTTTCTAAGGGACAATGTATAAGAGAAATTCCTATTTTATGTAGAGGAAAATCTCAATAG
- a CDS encoding methyl-accepting chemotaxis protein, producing MNIKKKLTIALVVASAVPLIIFTIISLNNSIKSATQSAMTDNLQRSELAQEKIDKFVDKNLNGVKLLATNPIVRSYDAQATKPVLIDAAKVYKDLAPIVVTGANAMQVVKSDSAPLANVADRNFFKDAISGKEEVVSEVLVSKDNGHLISVLAAPVKDAASGKVTGVIQGSIELSILTDIVKSLSKENVNVYVLDRDGKLLAHPTKDLQKAEDRVDLTKFDFVKQALSGKSGSDMVEIDGTKMMVSYTKNQKSGWIICSEIPYKAAIAESVKEAIYTSVTGLIILLFTGALAFWLAGIATKPIYAIVQAADHIANGNLAVEEIQIKSKDELGTLAKSFNAMVENLRKLIRQVQSNAETVAAASQQLNASADQSAQASNQVAVSITEVANGAEKQRMAVENTSKVVANMSDNIGHATVSVRAVSEQSAQSASTAREGGKAVQEAVEQMIELENTVNESAKVVTHLGERSKEIGQIVNTISGIAGQTNLLALNAAIEAARAGEQGRGFAVVAEEVRKLAEQSQIAAKQIEDLIREIQGETEKAVQAMDVGTVKTKEATGVVNQAGKAFQEIVERVADLSKQIQEITVAVGQLDGGSQEIVSSVKEIDSLTHSVTDEAQNVSAATQEQAASMHEISDSSNALTKMAVELQAEITKFRT from the coding sequence TTGAATATTAAGAAAAAACTAACGATTGCTTTAGTGGTTGCAAGTGCGGTACCGTTGATTATTTTTACTATCATTAGTTTGAATAACTCAATAAAAAGTGCTACACAAAGTGCGATGACGGATAATCTGCAGCGTTCAGAACTTGCACAAGAAAAAATTGATAAATTTGTTGATAAAAACTTAAATGGGGTAAAATTATTAGCGACGAATCCAATTGTTCGTTCTTATGATGCACAAGCGACAAAACCTGTTCTTATAGATGCTGCCAAAGTATATAAAGATTTGGCGCCTATTGTTGTTACCGGTGCAAATGCGATGCAAGTGGTGAAAAGCGACAGTGCTCCTTTGGCAAATGTAGCGGATCGTAATTTCTTTAAAGATGCAATTTCCGGGAAGGAAGAAGTGGTATCTGAGGTCTTGGTAAGTAAGGACAATGGGCATCTTATTTCTGTTTTGGCTGCACCGGTTAAAGATGCTGCAAGTGGAAAAGTAACAGGGGTAATTCAAGGCAGTATTGAACTTTCCATACTTACGGATATCGTGAAAAGTCTTTCAAAAGAGAATGTCAATGTGTATGTATTGGATCGTGATGGTAAATTATTAGCGCATCCAACAAAAGACCTGCAAAAAGCAGAAGATCGTGTGGATTTGACGAAATTTGATTTTGTCAAACAAGCCTTATCAGGAAAAAGCGGTTCAGATATGGTTGAAATTGATGGAACAAAAATGATGGTAAGTTATACAAAAAATCAAAAATCCGGATGGATTATTTGTTCTGAGATTCCATATAAGGCAGCGATTGCTGAAAGTGTAAAAGAAGCAATTTACACATCGGTCACCGGATTAATTATACTATTATTTACTGGTGCTTTGGCGTTTTGGTTAGCTGGAATAGCAACCAAACCGATTTATGCAATTGTTCAGGCCGCGGATCATATTGCAAATGGGAATTTGGCCGTGGAAGAAATTCAGATAAAATCTAAAGATGAACTTGGGACATTAGCAAAATCCTTTAATGCTATGGTAGAAAATCTTAGAAAACTCATTCGACAAGTACAAAGCAATGCTGAAACAGTTGCGGCGGCTTCACAGCAGCTTAATGCGAGTGCTGATCAGTCTGCGCAAGCCTCCAATCAAGTGGCAGTATCTATAACGGAAGTGGCAAATGGCGCGGAAAAACAAAGAATGGCAGTAGAGAATACTTCTAAAGTTGTTGCAAATATGTCTGATAATATTGGACATGCAACAGTAAGCGTTCGTGCTGTTTCAGAACAATCCGCACAAAGTGCTTCTACAGCTCGTGAGGGCGGAAAGGCTGTGCAGGAAGCAGTTGAGCAGATGATTGAATTAGAAAACACGGTGAATGAATCTGCGAAAGTTGTAACACACTTGGGAGAACGATCTAAAGAAATTGGACAAATTGTAAATACAATTTCAGGGATAGCTGGGCAAACAAATCTTTTGGCTTTGAATGCAGCCATTGAAGCTGCTAGAGCCGGCGAACAAGGCAGAGGGTTCGCTGTTGTTGCTGAAGAGGTTAGAAAACTAGCTGAGCAGTCACAAATCGCAGCGAAACAGATTGAAGATTTAATTCGGGAAATTCAAGGAGAAACAGAAAAAGCTGTGCAAGCAATGGATGTTGGTACAGTCAAAACTAAAGAGGCTACTGGTGTTGTGAATCAGGCTGGTAAAGCCTTTCAAGAAATCGTTGAGAGAGTGGCTGATTTGTCTAAGCAGATTCAAGAAATTACAGTTGCGGTAGGGCAGCTGGATGGCGGAAGTCAAGAGATTGTTTCATCTGTCAAGGAAATTGATTCTTTAACCCATTCCGTGACCGATGAAGCGCAAAATGTTTCGGCAGCCACACAGGAACAAGCGGCTTCGATGCATGAAATTTCTGATTCTAGTAATGCACTTACCAAAATGGCAGTAGAGCTGCAAGCTGAAATTACTAAATTTCGGACGTAA
- a CDS encoding nuclear transport factor 2 family protein, translating into MVKKILIVLLLALSFGSIVFPGGRVQAASRDFGSENKQFVETFWNQLFNQHNVNVIDSKVDDIYIQHSPSVADGKVAFKNAMTDYLKGFPESTAEIKRIVSEGDYVFIHNHIKLNPQDRGQAAVDIFRVENGKIVEHWDIIQDVPEQSANNNTMF; encoded by the coding sequence ATGGTGAAAAAAATCTTAATTGTATTGTTGCTGGCCTTGTCGTTTGGAAGTATTGTCTTCCCCGGAGGTCGTGTTCAGGCAGCGAGCAGAGATTTTGGTTCAGAGAATAAACAATTCGTTGAAACATTTTGGAATCAACTTTTCAATCAGCACAATGTAAACGTTATTGACAGCAAGGTTGACGATATCTATATCCAACATAGTCCATCCGTTGCAGACGGGAAAGTAGCGTTCAAAAATGCAATGACGGATTATTTAAAAGGATTCCCTGAAAGCACTGCTGAAATAAAACGCATAGTTTCTGAAGGTGATTATGTCTTCATTCATAATCACATCAAACTAAATCCACAAGATCGTGGACAAGCAGCAGTCGATATTTTCCGCGTTGAAAATGGAAAAATCGTAGAACATTGGGATATAATTCAGGATGTTCCTGAGCAAAGTGCAAATAATAATACAATGTTTTAA
- a CDS encoding threonine synthase translates to MNYICLKCGKITAVTTRKARCDCGGLWKLEYKPPKFDMSLIDRDTWGIFRYRAFMPLEGETWREITLGEGMTPVIQLNEDVLLKMEYFMPTLSFKDRGAAILIAHCKAIGINSVAQDSSGNAGNSVAAYCAKAGIDCEIFVPEGTSPQKINMIQSHNARVNIIPGTRDTCADVCRAKVEHEGIYYANHVYQPLFYQGTKTYIYEIYEQLHRIPKNIFVPLGNGTLFIGIVKALEELLDSTVIEKMPNIIAVQSEHCAPFVKAVMNEERQPAAIIPSPTMAEGIAIGVPMRGEEILEYIYKYGIKVITAPENQILKARMDLAAKGIYCEHTTAATYAAYLKYCEIKGRTPDSLIPMCGAGLKSDH, encoded by the coding sequence ATGAACTATATCTGCTTAAAATGCGGAAAAATAACAGCTGTAACAACGAGAAAGGCAAGGTGCGATTGCGGTGGGCTATGGAAATTAGAATATAAACCGCCGAAATTTGATATGTCTTTAATTGATCGTGACACTTGGGGGATTTTTCGTTATCGAGCTTTTATGCCCTTAGAAGGTGAAACATGGCGGGAAATTACTTTGGGGGAAGGGATGACGCCGGTAATACAGCTTAACGAGGATGTTTTGCTTAAGATGGAGTATTTTATGCCGACTTTATCTTTTAAAGATAGAGGTGCTGCGATCTTGATTGCGCATTGTAAAGCAATTGGTATAAATTCCGTCGCACAAGATAGTAGCGGAAATGCGGGGAATAGTGTCGCAGCTTATTGTGCCAAGGCTGGTATTGATTGTGAGATTTTTGTACCAGAAGGAACGTCTCCGCAAAAGATAAATATGATTCAATCTCATAATGCACGTGTTAATATTATCCCCGGAACGAGAGATACCTGTGCAGATGTTTGCCGCGCAAAGGTAGAACACGAGGGAATATACTATGCAAATCATGTATATCAGCCGCTGTTCTATCAAGGAACAAAAACGTATATTTACGAAATCTATGAGCAGTTGCACAGAATTCCGAAGAATATCTTTGTGCCGTTGGGAAATGGTACGCTGTTTATCGGAATTGTGAAAGCATTGGAAGAGTTGCTGGATAGTACAGTCATTGAAAAAATGCCCAATATTATAGCGGTTCAAAGTGAACATTGTGCTCCCTTTGTCAAAGCTGTGATGAATGAAGAACGTCAGCCGGCGGCGATCATACCCTCTCCAACAATGGCAGAAGGTATTGCGATTGGCGTGCCTATGCGCGGAGAAGAAATTTTAGAGTATATTTATAAATATGGAATCAAAGTGATTACAGCTCCAGAGAATCAAATCTTAAAAGCTAGAATGGATCTCGCTGCCAAAGGCATTTATTGTGAGCATACAACCGCAGCTACATATGCGGCATATCTAAAATATTGTGAAATAAAAGGACGGACACCCGATAGTTTAATTCCTATGTGTGGTGCAGGGCTTAAATCAGATCATTGA
- a CDS encoding PhzF family isomerase, protein MTRKYNLYQIDAFTKEKFAGNPAGVITNADGLTDGEMQKIARELNNSETAFIFPSNSSEYDAHVRFFTPTSEVPICGHATVAAHYARALEKGLETSRVYHKTAAGILPVDIIKENDDYKIVMTQGKIEFGAILEGENKQEILSALHLSDTDLLEGYDVQIVSTGHSKVMIGIKSVEMLHDLRPDYDALSKLSNVIQCNGYYVFTIDAQDPDVLVHGRMFAPAIGIHEDPVTGNANGPLGAYLVHHGFVEHNHSLFRFTAKQGEAIKRAGRIEVEVKIENKEPIEVKIAGHAVILFKSELLLDDVVS, encoded by the coding sequence ATGACAAGAAAATATAATCTATATCAAATTGACGCATTTACAAAAGAAAAGTTTGCGGGAAATCCAGCGGGAGTTATAACGAATGCCGATGGGTTAACTGATGGTGAAATGCAGAAAATAGCAAGAGAACTAAATAACTCTGAAACGGCGTTTATCTTTCCCTCTAATAGTAGTGAATATGATGCACATGTCCGTTTTTTTACCCCGACAAGTGAAGTGCCGATTTGCGGTCATGCTACAGTTGCTGCACATTATGCTCGCGCTCTTGAAAAGGGGCTGGAAACATCCAGAGTCTATCATAAAACAGCGGCTGGAATCTTGCCAGTTGATATTATAAAAGAAAATGACGATTATAAAATCGTCATGACGCAGGGGAAGATTGAATTTGGGGCGATCCTTGAAGGCGAAAATAAACAAGAAATTTTGAGTGCGCTACATTTAAGCGATACAGATCTGCTCGAAGGGTATGACGTTCAGATTGTCTCGACAGGTCATTCAAAGGTTATGATTGGGATAAAAAGCGTTGAGATGTTACATGATTTAAGACCGGACTATGATGCGTTGTCTAAGTTGAGTAACGTGATCCAGTGCAATGGATATTATGTTTTTACGATTGACGCGCAAGATCCTGATGTTCTCGTCCATGGGAGAATGTTTGCTCCTGCAATTGGGATTCATGAAGATCCTGTTACGGGGAATGCAAATGGACCATTGGGTGCCTACCTTGTTCATCATGGTTTTGTCGAACATAATCATTCATTATTTAGATTCACCGCGAAGCAAGGCGAAGCCATAAAGCGGGCGGGACGGATTGAAGTGGAAGTCAAGATAGAAAATAAAGAACCTATTGAAGTTAAAATTGCAGGACATGCTGTGATCCTATTTAAATCTGAATTGTTATTGGATGATGTTGTTTCGTGA
- a CDS encoding threonine/serine exporter family protein produces the protein MNQEQLYRQDPYFEIGKKLLLILKTGQILMESAADTNRITRTMKRVAAFMGIYAETLHIHITYTTIMVNISDGNHSITKFQKCIKHGVDMTKISAISKLSWRAIEKDYTLDAYEEELNKIMIEKKQYTSTFIAIGAGLACGGFCKLFGGDWLAFFYTACCASLGFNLRLYCNKLAINPYASIAIASFIATLLAYLTHFIPGSTTPWHPLLACALFIVPGIPLINSVDDMLDNYIVSGMTRAINTILMVGSMSFGIVLAIKLCQVEDFTMINTRPDSSYLVYAISAAIASIGFSTIFNVPRRLLWVVAIGGMISVCTRNFITYDLDMGLPIGSFAGAMLVSLIAIKGVHYIHTPMHVITLPSVIPMIPGVFMYRLMFGIINVNVMDISSFIQVFESGIIANLTILAIAIGVAIPHIFARKYIARRKLKHFKKLLQQNTELNNDQLSV, from the coding sequence ATGAATCAAGAACAATTATATCGACAAGATCCCTATTTTGAGATAGGAAAAAAACTACTGCTAATTTTGAAAACAGGTCAAATTCTTATGGAAAGTGCCGCCGATACCAATCGTATCACCAGAACGATGAAACGTGTCGCTGCTTTTATGGGAATATATGCTGAAACACTTCATATACACATCACATATACAACGATCATGGTCAATATCAGTGATGGAAATCATTCGATCACCAAGTTTCAGAAATGTATCAAACATGGCGTTGACATGACGAAAATTTCTGCAATAAGCAAATTATCTTGGCGCGCAATAGAAAAAGATTATACGCTGGACGCTTATGAAGAAGAATTAAATAAAATAATGATCGAAAAAAAGCAATATACCTCAACATTTATTGCCATTGGCGCCGGATTAGCCTGCGGTGGATTCTGCAAACTCTTTGGTGGGGATTGGTTAGCGTTTTTCTATACCGCTTGTTGTGCTTCACTCGGTTTTAATCTGCGGCTTTATTGTAATAAACTTGCGATCAATCCGTATGCCTCTATCGCCATTGCATCATTTATTGCCACGCTGCTGGCCTACCTCACGCATTTTATTCCAGGATCGACGACACCGTGGCATCCTCTTCTGGCCTGCGCCTTATTCATCGTTCCCGGCATCCCTTTAATCAATTCGGTTGACGATATGTTGGATAATTATATCGTCTCCGGCATGACTCGAGCGATCAATACCATATTGATGGTTGGCAGCATGAGTTTTGGTATTGTCCTCGCGATCAAGTTATGTCAGGTAGAAGACTTTACGATGATAAATACCAGACCTGATAGTTCTTATCTAGTTTACGCCATCTCAGCCGCTATCGCTTCCATCGGCTTTTCAACGATTTTCAATGTACCTCGACGTCTTCTATGGGTAGTAGCTATAGGCGGAATGATATCCGTATGTACAAGGAATTTTATAACCTACGATTTAGATATGGGCTTACCGATAGGATCTTTTGCCGGCGCGATGCTGGTCAGTCTTATTGCGATAAAGGGTGTACATTATATTCATACTCCAATGCATGTCATAACGCTTCCTTCGGTCATCCCTATGATTCCCGGCGTCTTTATGTATCGTCTAATGTTTGGCATAATCAATGTGAACGTAATGGACATCTCGTCCTTTATCCAGGTCTTTGAAAGCGGTATTATCGCAAATCTCACGATACTTGCAATAGCCATAGGTGTTGCAATTCCGCATATCTTTGCGAGAAAATATATCGCGCGGAGAAAATTAAAACATTTTAAAAAACTTTTACAACAAAATACAGAACTAAACAATGACCAACTGTCTGTATAA
- a CDS encoding DUF4870 domain-containing protein produces the protein MNEITGEQKLLAILAHIAYFLGGLGFIIAPLIIFLFKKDDDFVYEHAKQALVAHLTILTISFIVSFLCMLVIGVFLLPIVAIFWIILLVTSIIAASKALNGESYQYPLIQKLVDKL, from the coding sequence ATGAACGAAATAACTGGCGAACAAAAACTCTTAGCCATTTTAGCCCATATAGCGTATTTTTTAGGTGGATTAGGGTTTATCATCGCTCCATTGATTATTTTTCTATTCAAAAAAGATGATGATTTTGTCTATGAGCACGCTAAGCAAGCGCTTGTTGCTCATCTGACGATATTGACCATATCCTTTATTGTTAGCTTTTTATGTATGTTGGTCATCGGTGTTTTCCTGCTTCCTATTGTGGCGATCTTCTGGATCATTCTTTTGGTTACATCGATAATCGCAGCAAGCAAAGCTTTAAATGGGGAATCTTATCAATATCCTCTTATCCAAAAACTTGTTGATAAACTTTAG
- a CDS encoding RidA family protein — protein MKKITPNYACENKGHYTPGMISNGMLYISGQLSIDPDTRKVASGGIEEHARLALKNVDRVLKEAGCSRSDIVQCRVCIADIDQWDAVNQVYAEFFGEHKPARIVVPVGKLHFGCLIEIEAIAELRGEK, from the coding sequence ATGAAAAAAATTACACCAAACTATGCTTGTGAGAATAAAGGTCATTATACGCCGGGGATGATTTCAAATGGAATGCTGTATATTTCTGGACAGTTGTCTATCGACCCCGATACGCGAAAAGTAGCAAGTGGCGGCATTGAAGAACATGCTAGACTTGCATTGAAAAATGTTGACCGTGTTCTGAAAGAAGCTGGATGTTCTAGATCTGATATTGTGCAGTGTAGAGTCTGTATCGCAGATATTGATCAATGGGATGCTGTCAATCAAGTGTATGCGGAGTTCTTTGGCGAACATAAACCGGCTAGGATTGTCGTGCCTGTAGGTAAACTTCATTTCGGGTGCCTTATAGAGATTGAAGCAATTGCTGAATTGAGGGGTGAAAAATGA
- a CDS encoding histidinol-phosphatase HisJ family protein encodes MLADYHIHTEHSDDSSYPMEDMIQQAIRLGLEEICITEHMDYFRNDFTHMVNYDAYLSEYRCLEAKYRDKICIKFGVEFGVQMHTIQEFTRDFKMYPFDFIILSNHQIDDKEFWTGEYQQGKTQLEYNSAYYQAILDVISNFKNYSVLGHLDMIKRYDKKGVLDDRVNEMLIKDILKLAISDGKGIEVNTSCFRYKMPDLTPSRTILTWYYELGGTILTIGSDSHEEGHLGHRLLYARDELKKIGFKQFCTFDKMDPVFHDL; translated from the coding sequence ATGTTAGCTGATTATCATATTCATACAGAGCATTCTGACGATTCGTCATACCCAATGGAAGATATGATTCAACAGGCAATCCGACTGGGATTAGAGGAAATCTGTATTACGGAGCATATGGACTATTTTAGAAATGATTTTACACACATGGTAAATTACGATGCATATCTATCGGAATATCGTTGTCTGGAAGCAAAGTATCGAGATAAAATTTGTATAAAGTTTGGTGTGGAATTCGGGGTGCAAATGCATACGATCCAAGAGTTTACGCGTGATTTTAAGATGTATCCGTTTGATTTTATCATCTTGTCAAATCATCAAATTGATGATAAGGAATTTTGGACGGGAGAGTATCAGCAGGGAAAAACACAGTTGGAGTATAACTCGGCATATTATCAAGCAATTTTAGATGTCATTTCCAACTTCAAAAATTATAGTGTTCTAGGGCATTTAGATATGATTAAGCGTTATGATAAGAAAGGTGTGTTAGACGATCGGGTAAATGAGATGTTGATCAAGGATATTTTAAAACTTGCCATTTCTGACGGTAAAGGAATTGAAGTCAATACTTCCTGTTTTCGTTATAAAATGCCTGACCTTACTCCTTCGCGCACGATTTTGACATGGTATTATGAACTAGGCGGGACCATACTGACAATCGGTTCCGACAGTCATGAAGAAGGTCATCTGGGGCATCGTCTCTTATATGCAAGAGACGAATTAAAGAAGATCGGATTTAAACAGTTCTGCACCTTTGATAAAATGGATCCTGTTTTTCATGATCTATAA
- a CDS encoding helix-turn-helix transcriptional regulator: MHSINKKLEKYIPIANLIAKTFGKNCEVVIHDLSIPQNSVVYTIHNHVTGRQIGQPFDHLIKDVLLSKNFDHDFTANYLTVTEDGRKIKSSTALIRDYDDKVIGAFCVNYDLNSFDNLKTLLDDFLITEQENIETTVEPFTNVMEIVDDLINKMIGNSNIETLKRKDKIALIQFMEQKGIFLIKGSIEKVAEKLNISKVTVYSYLDAIKKEDLTE; the protein is encoded by the coding sequence TTGCATTCTATCAATAAAAAATTAGAAAAATATATCCCTATAGCCAACTTGATCGCAAAAACCTTTGGTAAAAACTGCGAAGTGGTTATTCATGATTTATCCATTCCTCAAAATTCAGTAGTTTACACAATTCATAATCACGTAACCGGACGACAAATCGGACAGCCCTTTGACCATTTAATCAAAGATGTACTTTTGTCTAAAAATTTTGATCATGATTTTACGGCAAATTATTTAACCGTCACCGAAGACGGCAGAAAAATAAAATCTTCTACCGCACTGATTAGAGACTATGATGATAAAGTAATTGGCGCTTTCTGTGTAAATTATGATTTAAATAGTTTTGATAATCTTAAAACACTATTAGATGACTTTTTGATTACAGAGCAAGAAAATATCGAAACAACGGTAGAACCTTTTACGAATGTTATGGAAATTGTAGATGATTTAATCAACAAAATGATCGGCAATAGCAATATTGAAACTTTAAAACGAAAAGATAAAATTGCGTTAATTCAATTTATGGAGCAAAAGGGGATTTTTTTAATTAAAGGCTCCATAGAAAAAGTTGCCGAAAAATTAAATATATCTAAAGTGACTGTTTATAGTTATCTTGATGCGATCAAGAAAGAAGATCTAACTGAATAA
- a CDS encoding NAD(P)-dependent oxidoreductase, with translation MKIAIIGATGRAGSRILSEALNRKHDVTAIVRDAAKIKNDVVKTLEKDIFSLSTSDLQAFDVVVSAFGTPRESHHLHLESAKHLTSILKNQEKPRLIIVGGAGSLLVDDKGTELCKTPDFPPEYNITATAMHEELNFLYNVIDVNWVFLSPSAEFAPGERTGHYRLGKDHLLVDKEGNSSISMEDYAIALLDEIEKPKHNKERFTVGY, from the coding sequence ATGAAAATTGCTATAATTGGTGCGACAGGCCGAGCAGGTTCTCGTATTCTTTCGGAGGCATTGAATCGTAAACATGATGTGACTGCGATCGTTAGAGATGCCGCAAAAATAAAAAATGATGTTGTTAAAACTTTGGAAAAAGACATTTTTTCACTTTCTACAAGTGACTTGCAGGCGTTCGATGTTGTTGTCAGCGCTTTTGGTACACCAAGGGAATCGCATCATTTACATCTGGAATCGGCAAAACATTTGACCTCTATTTTGAAAAATCAAGAAAAACCTCGTTTAATCATCGTTGGTGGTGCTGGAAGTTTACTCGTAGATGACAAAGGAACAGAACTTTGTAAAACGCCAGATTTTCCACCTGAATATAATATCACTGCCACAGCGATGCATGAGGAATTAAATTTCTTATATAATGTCATTGATGTCAATTGGGTATTTCTTAGTCCTTCCGCTGAATTTGCGCCTGGTGAACGTACTGGACACTATCGATTAGGAAAAGATCATTTACTTGTCGATAAAGAGGGCAATAGCTCAATCAGCATGGAAGATTATGCAATCGCACTTCTCGATGAGATAGAAAAGCCGAAGCACAATAAAGAACGATTCACGGTTGGTTATTAA